GAGACTTAGTGAGGAAAATCAAATATTAATATCAGTCCGCGATGCCTTACTGCCTAAACTTATGTCTGGGGAGGTTAGAGTACCTATTGAGGAGGTGCTATAGATGGCTTTTTGCGAGTGCCATTTGGAAGAAGCCGCTCTTGAATGGTTTGAAGAACTAGGTTATGAGGTGGTTTTTGCACCAGATATTGCTCCAGAAGGAACATATCCTGAACGTACCTATTATAGCGATGTAGTACTGACAGAGAGATTAAAAGAGGCTCTTGCACGAATAAATCCAGATCTTCCTGACGATGCGCTGGAAGATGGGTTTAGGCAGATAATGTTTCCTCAGAGCCCTAGCCTCATTATGAACAATAAAACCTTCCAGAAAATGATCACTGATGGCATTGACGTTCAGGTAAAACAGGAAGATGGCGGATATCGCACTGAAAAAGCCTATATTTTTGATTTAGAAGCACCTTCCAACAATGACTTTTTAGTAGCGAATCAGTTTACTGTTGTAGAGCATGATAAAGAAAAACGACCAGATATAGTTGTATTTGTTAATGGCATTCCATTGGTCGTTATAGAACTGAAAAATGCAAGTGACGAGAATGTAGATATTACTGATGCTTTTAACCAGCTTCAAACCTATAAAAAGACTATTCCTTCCTTGTTTACGTATAATTCCTTTACGGTTATCAGTGATGGTGTAAATGCCAGAGCTGGAACTCTCACATCTAATGAAGACCGCTTTATGGCTTGGCGCACTATTGATGGTGATGATGTGGCACCCCTCTGTATTCCTCAGCTTGAAGTATTGATTAAAGGAATGTTTTTGAAAGACCGCTTCCTTGATATTATCAGGCATTTCGTGTTGTTCCAAAGTGATGGTAAAGAAATCAAAAAGATTTTGGCAGGATATCATCAGTATCATGCCGTAAATAAGGCTCTTCAAAGCACCCAGCGCGCAACGATGGAACAAGGTGATAGAAGAGTAGGCGTTATTTGGCATACTCAGGGCAGCGGTAAAAGCCTTTCTATGGTTTTTTATGCGGGGAAACTGGTTATTGATGAAGAACTTGAAAACCCGACAATTGTAGTTATTACAGATAGAAACGATTTGGACGACCAGCTGTTCAGCACGTTTCTTAAAAGCGAAGAGCTCTTAAGAAATACGCCGGTACAGGCACAAGACAGAGTTCATCTTAGAGAGCTTCTGAATAACCGTACCAGCGGCGGCATTATCTTTACAACCATTCAGAAGTTTGCCCCTTTTACCAATGAGACAAATGGAGAAGTGATAGATTTTAATAGATGGGGCAGGGTTGCGGAAAATTCTTCTCCCTACACTGCGAATACGATGCTTACAGATCGGCGGAATGTGGTTGTTATTGCCGATGAGGCTCACAGAAGTCAATACGGTTTTGGTGCAGAAATTGTAATGGGAAAAACAGAAGCAGATGTAAAGTACGGTTATGCAAAGTATATGCGGGACAGCCTTCCCAACGCTTCTTATATAGGCTTTACAGGAACACCTGTAGAACTGACAGATAAAAATACGAGAGTGGTTTTTGGGGATTATATCGATATCTATGATATGACAAGGGCTGTAGAAGATGGCACAACGGTTAAGATTTTTTATGAAAGCAGAATTGCTAAATTAGACCTGCCGGAAGAAATGAAACCTCAGATTGATTCAGAATACGAAGAAATCACTGAATATCAGGAGTATAGCCAGAAAGAAAGGCTTAAGAGTAAATGGGCCAGGCTTGAAGCTATAGTTGGGACGGAGCAGCGGATAAAGCAGATTGCAAAAGATATCGTAGAGCATTTTGAAAAACGGGATCTGGCTCAGGAAAACGAAGGCGGCAAAGGAATGATTGTTGCCATGAGCCGCAGAATCGCCATAGACCTCTATAAAGAAATAGTTGCTCTGCGTCCCGATTGGCACAGCGATGACTTAATGTCTGGGAAAATCAAAGTTGTTATAACGGGCAGTTCTTCTGACCCATCAGATTGGCAAGCCTTTATTGGCTCGAAAGCGGATCGTGAAACCCTGGCTAAACGGATGAAAGATAGAAATGACGAGCTTAAGCTGGTTATTGTCCGAGATATGTGGCTCACGGGGTTTGATGTGCCGAGCATGCATTCAATGTATGTAGATAAACCTATGAGCGGGCACAACCTTATGCAGGCCATAGCGAGAGTGAATCGGGTTTTTAAAGAAAAACAAGGCGGACTCGTTGTTGATTATATTGGTATTGCAGAAAACTTGAAAAATGCGCTTGCACAATATACAGAAAGCGATAAGAAAACAACCGGAGTAGATACTGAGGTGGCATCTCAGGTTCTTTTGGAGAAATACGACTTAATAAAGGAACTGCTTCACGGGCATAGTTACGAAAAATTTTTCACGGGCAGGCAGAGTGAGAAGATGCAAGCCATTACGGAAACAATGGATTTTATTATTGGACTTCGAGAAGATAGAAAGAACGATTATATTAATCTAGTGACGGAAATGGCCCGGGCGTATTCGCTGTGTGCTACAACAGATACTGCTGAAACACTTAACGTTGAAGTAGGATTTCACAAAGCCGTAAGGGCATGTCTACACAAAATAATGAGTGACGGGAGCAAAAAGAAAACCACATCCCAGCTAGATAACGAACTTAACCAGTTGATTTCAAAGGCGATTTCCTCTAATGAAGTGGTTGATATTTTAAGTTCTGTTGGTCTCTCGAAACCCAATATTGCTATTCTTTCAGATGAATTCTTAGAGGAAGTAAAAGGAATGCGGCAGAAAAACTTGGCAGTGGAGTTGTTGAATCGATTGCTCAAAGGTAGCATCAAAAACTTTTCAAGACGCAACCTTGTTCAATCGAAGAGGTTCTCTGAAATGCTTGAAGCCTCCATAAGAAAATATCAGAACAGAACTATTGAAACCACTCAGGTAATTATGGAATTGATTGAGCTTGCCAAAGAAATTAGTGGCGCGGAAAAACGTGGAGAGAGCACGGGGCTTACCTCGGACGAATTAGCTTTTTATGATGCGCTGGCTGATAATGAGTCGGCCCGGGATGTTATGGGAGACGAGATCTTAATGCAGATAGCAAAAGACCTGACGCTATCTATTAGAAGGAATATCAGCGTAGACTGGGCTATTCGTGAAAATGTACAGGCAAAGATGAAAATGGACATCAAGCGGCTGTTGAAGCGCTATAACTACCCTCCGGATAAAACTCCCCAAGCAGTGGATACTGTGATAGCGCAGGCAAAACTCATGTGCCAAAAAGAAGTTGCATACGGAAGCTAAGTAGGTGTTTTTCGAAAGGCATAAACAGAAATTGATTAATAGGAGAGCCAAAATGGCAGATATAAAGTATGAAATAAAAGAGAGTTATGGCGTGCTCTCAGTGTCGTCAAAAGGGTGGCAAAAAGAATTGAACCTCGTTAGTTGGAACGATAGAGAACCTAAATACGATCTTAGAGATTGGGATTCAACTCATACAAAAATGAGTAAAGGCAATAACGCTGACTGCGAGATAGCAAGATAAAGGGCTCAATTTTGAGGAGCTAAAAAGCTTTAAGAACAGGAAAACACGAGTCTACTCTGTTCGAATTGACCAAGGATACCGACTCATGCCGTTGCTTCCAGTTGAAGTCAATGAGGGGCAGTTTATCGATGATCTTGACATTGAATATGAAAGCCAGAGGGGGTACCATTCAGAACGAAAAGGGGATGTCTCAGAAGTTTGCGGTTTTAGTTTAATCGACGAAGATGCTTCGTAAGGAAATTGGAATTGAAGCAAGAAAACTTGTAATAGTGGTTTTTTTGTGCAATAATAAACTAATATATAATGATTCATATTTGTTTTCAGCGCTAACTAAAATGGTCGGTGGTGACTTGAACGATAAGATTCCTGGTTGAAAGCTGATATTTGAATATCGTATCAAGGTTGTAGCAGCAGAAGTTTAAGATAGGAGTGTTTTTATGAAGGTGGTTCATCGTGCGTATTAGTTGTATTCAAATGAATATGAAACTGGCCAATGTTGATTATAATTTTGCTCATGCACAGAATCTGATAAGAGAGGCGGTAGCAACCGAACAACCGGATGTAGTAGTTCTCCCTGAGACATGGAATATTGGTTTTTTCCCTAAAGACAACCTAACTGCACTTTGTGATAATAACGGGGAACGTACTAAACAGGAGTTGGGCTCGTTAGCGAAAGAGTTAAATATTAATATTGTAGCTGGTTCTGTTGGCAATAGGCGTGAAAACAAGATATACAACACAGCGGTTGTTTTTGATAGAGAGGGTTTGTGTATCGCCGAATATGACAAAATTCACCTGTTCACTCCATTGGGTGAGCATAATTATTTTTCCTGGGGGAATCACATCAGCACCTTTAAACTAGATGGTGTGATTTGCGGAATAGTCATTTGTTACGATATACGCTTCCCTGAACTGGCAAGAACGCTGGCATTACAGGGAACGGATGTAGTGTTTGCTGTTGCTCAATGGCCGTCAGTTAGAATTACACATATAAATGTTCTTGCTGAAGCGAGAGCTATTGAAAACCAGATGTTCTTTGCTTTTACAAATTCTTGTGGTACAGCAGGCGAAATAAAATATGGAGGAAATTCTGCTCTAATAAATCCTTGGGGAAAGGTACTTGTGCGTGCGGGATTACAAGAGGAGATAATTACAGCAGAGTTGGATCTTTCTATAATTGCTGATATTCGTAGTTCAATCAACGTGTTTCGTGACCGTCAACCGACGACATATAAATTAGACTAATAATTTGAAGAAGTGCTTCCTCATAGGCCATATTCCCTCAACGTTGACTGCAGTCAAGTCTCAAGGCCGTTATAAAGTCATTTTCAGTTAAATATAATTTTATTCAAATTGAATCATCGGGGTATCTTTTTCTGTGGCTTGACTGCTGTTTCGCTGAGTTTTCTACAGGAGCGGAATGGCCTCTCTGTATTCCTTCATGTCCGGATATGTTCTTCCGGAACCCCATTCTTCATCCTTTTGGGATGGGGTGACCGTGGTCCCCATTTCCCTAACATCTTTTCCACTGGAAAACCGTCCTTTTTTCTTTTTGCCAAGGTTCTAGCCCACCTACACATTATTCCATTTGTTCCATTGACATTCTTTAGATGATTAGTATCATAGAACATATAAAATATAATATAAAGTATTGTATAAAATTAATGAGAGTCAACTATTTATCCTGATTGCAAGAGAGGCGATGTGATTTTGTCTTTAGCCCAATTACCCCCAATAAGTTCTGGTGGTGCAAAAACGGTGAAGGAAAAGGTTTTAAAAAGTCTTAGGGAAGCCATCATAAGAGGGTATTTAACTGGTGGACAACAGCTTCGACAAGATGAAATTGCCCTTCAGCTTGGAGTAAGTCGTGTTCCCGTTCGTGAAGCGTTGATGCAATTAGAGGCAGCGGGGTTGGTAACTTTTTATCCTTATAAAGGCGCTGTCGTTTCCACGCTTTCCCCCGATGAAGCGAAAGAGATTTTTGAAATTCGTTCTATTTTAGAAACAGAGGCACTTCGTTTCGCCTTTCCTAATCTTTCCGACAAAGTTCTTGATAGAGCAGAGCAACTTATTGAAGAAGCAAGTTTGGAAAAAGATCCTTTTAATTGGAGCGACCAAAACTGGAAGTTTCACTCTTTTCTTTACCAATACGCCAATAGACCCCGGCTCCTGGCTATAATCAATTCCCTTCACGAAAGTGTCGATCGATACAAGCGTATTTATTTAAAAACATTAAGTTTTTATTCGGAGTCTATTAAAACTCATAAGCAGTTAGTGTCTAGGTTGAGAGAAAAGAATATAGAGGAAGCAACAGCCCTTATGAAAAAACATTTAAAGAATGCAGAATTTCATATTATCCAGTATTTGACGCGGTACTAAGGATATGTCCAGCTTCGTCAAATGATTTAGTTCGGATGTAGAAGGTCGAAAATACATGCAGAGCTTGCGTGTCGGGGTAGTTCTATAGCTCTAAATCACAAAAAACTAAGGAGGGTTTTTTATGAAACCGATCAAGAGAATTGAAGCTCTATTAGAGGGAAAAAGGTTGGAAACACCGGCTATCAATTTGTGGAAACATTTCCCACCCTATGATGAAGACCCCAAAATGTTAATTAAGAAAACGATCCAATTTCAGGAACGTTTTCATTGGGACTTTGTAAAAGTAACTTATCAAGGGCTGTTTTCTATACAGGATTGGGGGTCAAAAATTAAATGGCCCACCAGAGATTGTGAATGGCCCAATACATGCGCTGGTGTAGGTGTCGTTACAGATTATTCGATCAAGAATGTAGAAGATTGGAAAAAACTCCATGTTCTTCCCATGGATGAAGGTTCTATGAAAGATACGATAGATGTGGCAAAAGGTGTTATCGATCATTATAAAGGCGAGGCGCCTGTTGTAGTTACTGTATTTAACTCTTTGACAACGGCTCAAAAAATGAGCGGCGATAAAATGTTTATCCATATGAGGCAAAATCCAGAGGCATTTAGAGAAGGAATCGAAACCATTACCCAGACAACAATTAATTATGTTAAGGAATTAGTAAACGCTGGTGCCGATGGAATATTCTTTGCAAGTCAGCTGGGCAATTATGACAAGATGAGTGTTGCTGAGTATGAAACTTTTGGTCGCCCATATGATCTCAGTATCCTTGAGCATGCAAAGAAAATGTGGTTTAACATTATGCACATGCATGGCAATGCTCCGATGTTTGAAATGATGAGCCAATATCCAGTTCAAGCTTTGAATTGGCATGATCGTTTGGTAGATATAGACCTGCGTAAAGGACGGGAATTATGCGGCGATAAGATTCTAATTGGCGGGGTTGATGAGTTTACTGTTTTGCCTAATGGTAGTGACGATGAACTCAAGGCTCAGCTGCTTGATGCTCTTCAGCAGGTATCTGATGGTCGAATTATTTTAGGTCCCGGTTGCTGTGTTCCGTCTAGCATTAATGAAGATCGTTTTGAGTTGGCCAAAAAACTGCTTCTAGAGCTTTAAGTCAAACAGCACGGCACTCAAAATCTGCCAGGCTAGATCTCGAAGGAGTTTTCAGTGTACTCAACCCCCACCTGGGTAACCAGTGGGGGTTGAGTCTTTTTTGCCAAAGTAAGCAGAACAAAACTCTGGCCTATCTACAAAATTTTTAATATTTTTTATTGACACAAAGATAAATCTTTTACACAATTCAGTAAATTAAACTGCTTTTAGTTCTAAATGATTTCTTATTGTTGATACAAAAGAAACTTGCAGAACGAGAAAAAGAGTAAATGAGACACAGGCCAGAATTACCCTGTAAGAGGTAACCATGAGAGTTGGTATGGGTAATTAAGAATCTGAAGAGTTTGAGTATTTAGAGAAGCACCCTCCCTGAAGTATCAAGAGACCACGATGCAAGAAGTATATAGAGTACAACAAAGATTCAGAAGCTCTTAGATGTACCAGAT
This region of Aminobacterium colombiense DSM 12261 genomic DNA includes:
- a CDS encoding YdbC family protein, producing the protein MADIKYEIKESYGVLSVSSKGWQKELNLVSWNDREPKYDLRDWDSTHTKMSKGNNADCEIAR
- a CDS encoding type I restriction endonuclease subunit R, with the translated sequence MAFCECHLEEAALEWFEELGYEVVFAPDIAPEGTYPERTYYSDVVLTERLKEALARINPDLPDDALEDGFRQIMFPQSPSLIMNNKTFQKMITDGIDVQVKQEDGGYRTEKAYIFDLEAPSNNDFLVANQFTVVEHDKEKRPDIVVFVNGIPLVVIELKNASDENVDITDAFNQLQTYKKTIPSLFTYNSFTVISDGVNARAGTLTSNEDRFMAWRTIDGDDVAPLCIPQLEVLIKGMFLKDRFLDIIRHFVLFQSDGKEIKKILAGYHQYHAVNKALQSTQRATMEQGDRRVGVIWHTQGSGKSLSMVFYAGKLVIDEELENPTIVVITDRNDLDDQLFSTFLKSEELLRNTPVQAQDRVHLRELLNNRTSGGIIFTTIQKFAPFTNETNGEVIDFNRWGRVAENSSPYTANTMLTDRRNVVVIADEAHRSQYGFGAEIVMGKTEADVKYGYAKYMRDSLPNASYIGFTGTPVELTDKNTRVVFGDYIDIYDMTRAVEDGTTVKIFYESRIAKLDLPEEMKPQIDSEYEEITEYQEYSQKERLKSKWARLEAIVGTEQRIKQIAKDIVEHFEKRDLAQENEGGKGMIVAMSRRIAIDLYKEIVALRPDWHSDDLMSGKIKVVITGSSSDPSDWQAFIGSKADRETLAKRMKDRNDELKLVIVRDMWLTGFDVPSMHSMYVDKPMSGHNLMQAIARVNRVFKEKQGGLVVDYIGIAENLKNALAQYTESDKKTTGVDTEVASQVLLEKYDLIKELLHGHSYEKFFTGRQSEKMQAITETMDFIIGLREDRKNDYINLVTEMARAYSLCATTDTAETLNVEVGFHKAVRACLHKIMSDGSKKKTTSQLDNELNQLISKAISSNEVVDILSSVGLSKPNIAILSDEFLEEVKGMRQKNLAVELLNRLLKGSIKNFSRRNLVQSKRFSEMLEASIRKYQNRTIETTQVIMELIELAKEISGAEKRGESTGLTSDELAFYDALADNESARDVMGDEILMQIAKDLTLSIRRNISVDWAIRENVQAKMKMDIKRLLKRYNYPPDKTPQAVDTVIAQAKLMCQKEVAYGS
- a CDS encoding uroporphyrinogen decarboxylase family protein is translated as MKPIKRIEALLEGKRLETPAINLWKHFPPYDEDPKMLIKKTIQFQERFHWDFVKVTYQGLFSIQDWGSKIKWPTRDCEWPNTCAGVGVVTDYSIKNVEDWKKLHVLPMDEGSMKDTIDVAKGVIDHYKGEAPVVVTVFNSLTTAQKMSGDKMFIHMRQNPEAFREGIETITQTTINYVKELVNAGADGIFFASQLGNYDKMSVAEYETFGRPYDLSILEHAKKMWFNIMHMHGNAPMFEMMSQYPVQALNWHDRLVDIDLRKGRELCGDKILIGGVDEFTVLPNGSDDELKAQLLDALQQVSDGRIILGPGCCVPSSINEDRFELAKKLLLEL
- a CDS encoding GntR family transcriptional regulator, which gives rise to MKEKVLKSLREAIIRGYLTGGQQLRQDEIALQLGVSRVPVREALMQLEAAGLVTFYPYKGAVVSTLSPDEAKEIFEIRSILETEALRFAFPNLSDKVLDRAEQLIEEASLEKDPFNWSDQNWKFHSFLYQYANRPRLLAIINSLHESVDRYKRIYLKTLSFYSESIKTHKQLVSRLREKNIEEATALMKKHLKNAEFHIIQYLTRY
- a CDS encoding carbon-nitrogen family hydrolase — protein: MRISCIQMNMKLANVDYNFAHAQNLIREAVATEQPDVVVLPETWNIGFFPKDNLTALCDNNGERTKQELGSLAKELNINIVAGSVGNRRENKIYNTAVVFDREGLCIAEYDKIHLFTPLGEHNYFSWGNHISTFKLDGVICGIVICYDIRFPELARTLALQGTDVVFAVAQWPSVRITHINVLAEARAIENQMFFAFTNSCGTAGEIKYGGNSALINPWGKVLVRAGLQEEIITAELDLSIIADIRSSINVFRDRQPTTYKLD